In Bacillus sp. S3, the sequence TCCAGGCACCTGCTATTGTATTTTGGTCAAAACGCCTATCTTTTCCCCGACGCTAATATCTTTAGGAGTCTTAATCGTTGAATCAATTTGAAAAGTTCCCTTTTCAAATAACAGCACAACGGTTGAGCCAAAACTAAAATAGGCCATCTCTTCACCCTTGACTAACTCATATCCCTTATGTGTAGTTTCAATCGAATTAACAAACATGGCTCCAACCTTGACAACCGAAACATGACCAAATACCGTTTTCACTTCCGTTATGACTCTATAGTTCTTAGCAAGTGTTCTGCGTCCATATTTTAACCCTAATTTATTGACGGGATATGATTTTTTTCCAAGTGTCCATTGCTTTGTAACGATTCCATCAACAGGACTATGAATGCGATGATAATGACTAGGACTTAAATATAGAATCATATATGTACCATTTAAGTATTTTGCTAAAATGCTGCTCTCTCCCAACATCTCTTCAATGGAATAGTTTTTACCTTTTACGATGATGTCACTTGTTTCTTTTATCAGCCCAACGTCTTCGATCACGGCATCAACCGGACTAACAACTCCATCATGACTTTTATCGATTTTCCTTGCATCCTTTTTCAACGTCCTAACAAATAAATCGTGAAGGGTGGGAAATTCGGACAACTCCTTTTCCATTTCTTCTTGTTTCAAATGATAAATTTTAGCAAACGATGGTACGGCGAAACGACTGATTTTCGAACGGGCAAACCGCTTCAGAATACCTGATGTCCACTTTCCATTCGTTAATTCAATCAATAGCCGATAAAACCCCTGTATCATAGAACTACCCCCAAATAGTGTAAAAATACTCTTTACGAAAAGACATAAAACGCTTAGAATTAAATAATATAGTATAACAGTATTTGTTTTCCTTCGTCCTCGAGAAAGGAGTGGTGTGGAGAATGTTTTTATTGGATGTATTGGATCAGACTATAAAAAAATTAAAATCTCAAACAGCAAATGTGATGACCTTAACGAATTTATCATTGGGCGGATTTGCAATTGTATTCGGACTGCATGGAAATCTAAGGTTAAGCCTCCTGCTTATTTTTATCGCAGCATTGGCAGATCGATTTGATGGTATGATTGCCCGAAAATTTAATATTGAATCAGAGCTTGGGAAACAATTAGATTCCATGAGTGATATTATATCATTTGGAGTGGCACCTGCACTATTACTATACCAAGGAATTTTACATGAATTTGGCGGACCTGGTTCATTTTTTACAGTATTCTACATCGGTTGCGGTGCATTTAGATTAGCGCGTTTCAATATTACGGAAAGCA encodes:
- the pssA gene encoding CDP-diacylglycerol--serine O-phosphatidyltransferase; the encoded protein is MFLLDVLDQTIKKLKSQTANVMTLTNLSLGGFAIVFGLHGNLRLSLLLIFIAALADRFDGMIARKFNIESELGKQLDSMSDIISFGVAPALLLYQGILHEFGGPGSFFTVFYIGCGAFRLARFNITESTGYFTGLPITAAGCLATLSFLAIPYLPSQTFLFIIIILSFLMVSSFTLRKV
- a CDS encoding phosphatidylserine decarboxylase, with translation MIQGFYRLLIELTNGKWTSGILKRFARSKISRFAVPSFAKIYHLKQEEMEKELSEFPTLHDLFVRTLKKDARKIDKSHDGVVSPVDAVIEDVGLIKETSDIIVKGKNYSIEEMLGESSILAKYLNGTYMILYLSPSHYHRIHSPVDGIVTKQWTLGKKSYPVNKLGLKYGRRTLAKNYRVITEVKTVFGHVSVVKVGAMFVNSIETTHKGYELVKGEEMAYFSFGSTVVLLFEKGTFQIDSTIKTPKDISVGEKIGVLTKIQ